The nucleotide window GCGACAGCCGCGAAATTATCCACGCGAACACCGCCGTCAGCACCAGCCGGAACTGGATCTCTTCGCTGAACGCCGCCGCGATCGCCACCATCGCGCCGACGCCTGCGAGCCTGCCGGGCGCGGTGCCGAGGATCGGCGATTTGGGGAGCGAAATCTGCTCGCCCGCCGGATGCAGAACCATCATCGGCACGATCACGATGAACAGCGCGAGCGCGCCGAGAATTGCCGCGAAGAATGCGTAGCGGAGTGCGATCCAGCCGAGGCTACGGAGCGATTCGGCGGATCGTGCGCCGGCGATTCGCGCGGAAATAATCGGCGCGCCGGGTAAGCCCAAGCCGGCGTTGGACTTGAGCACTGCGGGAATCAGGCCGGTCAGCGCCGACGCGACAATCAGGAATGGAATCGTGCGCGCGACTTCCGAGCGATCGATCGATTTCAGCATGAGCGCGAGCGGGTACTCGAGCAACGCGCCGATCAGCGACAGCGCCATCAGCAGTAACGCTTCGCGGAACAGATTCGAGCGGTTCGCCACGGCGGTTTCGATACGCTTTTACCTGCGCAAATCGATTGGTTGCGAACAGGCGTCGCCGCCCGCGTTGTAGCCGTACACCAACTGCCCGCCGAGATCGGCGCCCGACGCGATCAGCCACAGCAGCGCGAGCAAGCCGGCCAGAAAAACATAGCGGCCGCGCGAGGGCATCGGCCGCGCGATCAGCGCCCACACGGTCAGTAATCCCGTCAGGATCGATGCGGCGATCATCAGATGCTTATGATGATCGAGCAATTGACGCCGCACCGATTCAGCAATCATCACGCCCGAATCGGCGTAGAGGCCCGTCGCGAGCGATACCGCCGCGCCGATCGCGCCGAGAATCAGGATCCAGAGCGCGGTCCACTGAAGCCCCTCGCTGCCGCGAAACCACGCGATCGCATAAACCAGCGCCGCGCCGTACAGAAACGCGATCGGGAAGTGGACGACCAGCGGGTGAATATTCTGCAGGCCGCCGACGCCCGGCAGCACGCGCTCGATCACCGCGCTACTTTACGGATTCGACGACCAGGAAGTTCGCGCCACCCTTGCTGTATTCCTTGCCGGTGACAGTGACTTCGTCTTCCATGCGATGCGTCACGTCGTCGGGCAGCGGCGATTCATCCTTGTTCGGCAGCAGAACATAAATCTTGTCGGTGCCTTTTTCGACCAGCGCGACCGGGATGCCTTTGGCGGCGCATCTGATCGCACACATCTTGTGGCTCGCGCCTTTCGCACCCATCGTGCCGTAGCAGTAGCTGTCTTCGAGATTGCCGGTGACGGATTTGGCGGGTGCATCGGCAGCGAGGGCGACGC belongs to Candidatus Binatus sp. and includes:
- a CDS encoding DUF2231 domain-containing protein, which encodes MIERVLPGVGGLQNIHPLVVHFPIAFLYGAALVYAIAWFRGSEGLQWTALWILILGAIGAAVSLATGLYADSGVMIAESVRRQLLDHHKHLMIAASILTGLLTVWALIARPMPSRGRYVFLAGLLALLWLIASGADLGGQLVYGYNAGGDACSQPIDLRR
- a CDS encoding type II CAAX prenyl endopeptidase Rce1 family protein; translation: MANRSNLFREALLLMALSLIGALLEYPLALMLKSIDRSEVARTIPFLIVASALTGLIPAVLKSNAGLGLPGAPIISARIAGARSAESLRSLGWIALRYAFFAAILGALALFIVIVPMMVLHPAGEQISLPKSPILGTAPGRLAGVGAMVAIAAAFSEEIQFRLVLTAVFAWIISRLSRAERPGKAALWIATILQAYAFGMIHLVPVAGPLLHNKLGLLIGGLMMPQTWEGVVFGRLYIKRGLEAAILAHGLMDAGLFALAALGMWQSHLGAG